The Chaetodon auriga isolate fChaAug3 chromosome 3, fChaAug3.hap1, whole genome shotgun sequence genome has a window encoding:
- the ddx10 gene encoding putative ATP-dependent RNA helicase DDX10 isoform X2: MEKKSAKSFGKKPKPTQMNDDPVKNFEKWKKNYNKTKARVKRERAQKKKPEWLVEREYIDRLVSRYDDIKAKEAVKFSDFPISKKTLLGLQEAQYRQPTEIQRQTLGFALRGKDVLGAAKTGSGKTLAFLIPVLECLYRQQWSAMDGLGALIISPTRELAYQTFEVLRKVGKNHEFSAGLIIGGKDLKSESERIHHTNIVICTPGRLLQHMDETATFHASNLHMLVLDEADRILDMGFAETLNAIVENLPKSRQTLLFSATQTKSVKDLARLSLKDPEYVWVHEKAKFSTPATLEQSYVVCELHHKVNMLYSFIKSHLKKKIIVFFACCKEVQYLFRVFCRLRPGIPILALHGKQQQMKRVEVYNDFLRKQNAVLFATDIAARGLDFPAVNWVLQFDCPEDADTYIHRVGRTARYKEGGEALLLLLPSEEKGMVSQLQEKKVPINKIQVNADRMQSVQQKLEAFLAQEKEQKERAQRCFVSYLRSVYLMKNKEVFDVFKLQIEEYAHSLGLAVAPRVRFLNRAQAQRTEKEGQKEKELSDEEEELRSFKAQMRGSSPQEESQSSESEDSDEDEESGSEKEVSRSKTLLLGAGDDEEDDNDLRDLELLTVKRKDVFNLTGDQESSDAHETDSKKKTGKETKFKEAKKVLKRNFQVNTKVAFNEQGVAVQMWPPVQRAVTGEEEEEEEVSGINVEKARERLKREDQEFDKQEYSRKVKAKHREKRLKAKAARREASKQHGKKSDEEEEDEVVAYLANHSEDEFDPSTLPDPDKLHSEEDEEDRTSPAKRQHSSESSDEGDEELTARKRKKA; this comes from the exons ATGGAGAAAAAAAGCGCAAAGTCCTTCGGGAAGAAACCTAAACCCACGCAGATGAACGACGACCCCGTCAAAAACTTcgagaaatggaagaaaaactACAACAAAACGAAAGCACGAGTGAAGCGAGAGAGAGCACAGAAAAAGAAGCCCGAGTGGTTGGTGGAAAGGGAGTACATCGACAGGCTTGTTAGCAGGTACGACGACATAAAAGCCAAGGAGGCTGTCAAGTTCTCAGACTTCCCCATTTCAAAGAAAACCTTGTTGGGACTGCAGGAGGCTCAGTACAGACAGCCCACGGAGATCCAGAGACAGACTCTCGGCTTCGCTTTGCGAGGTAAAGATGTCCTCGGCGCGGCTAAAACCGGCTCTGGGAAGACATTAGCCTTTCTCATACCGGTGCTGGAGTGCCTGTACCGCCAGCAGTGGAGCGCCATGGACGGCCTCGGTGCTCTCATTATATCCCCCACCAGAGAGCTCGCCTACCAGACCTTCGAAGTCCTACGCAAGGTGGGAAAGAACCACGAGTTCTCCGCGGGGCTCATCATCGGTGGGAAAGACCTCAAGAGCGAGTCGGAGAGGATCCACCACACCAACATCGTCATCTGCACCCCGGGCCGGCTGCTCCAGCACATGGACGAGACGGCCACCTTCCACGCCTCCAACCTCCACATGCTCGTCCTGGATGAGGCGGACCGCATCCTGGACATGGGCTTCGCGGAAACACTCAACGCCATCGTGGAGAACCTTCCCAAGTCCCGACAGACGCTGCTGTTCTCCGCCACGCAGACTAAGTCCGTCAAAGACCTGGCGCGGCTCAGCCTGAAAGACCCGGAGTACGTGTGGGTCCACGAGAAGGCCAAGTTCAGTACGCCCGCCACGCTGGAGCAGAGCTACGTGGTGTGTGAGCTCCACCACAAGGTCAACATGCTGTACTCGTTCATCAAGAGccacctgaaaaagaagatcATTGTGTTCTTTGCCTGCTGCAAGGAGGTGCAGTACCTGTTCCGAGTCTTCTGCCGCCTCAGACCCGGCATCCCCATCCTGGCTTTGCAcggcaagcagcagcagatgaagaggGTGGAGGTCTACAATGACTTCCTCAGAAAGCAAAACGCTGTGCTCTTCGCCACTGACATCGCTGCTAGAGGCCTGGACTTCCCCGCCGTCAACTGGGTGCTGCAGTTCGACTGTCCGGAAGATGCAGACACTTACATCCACAGAGTGGGCCGGACCGCCAGGTACAAGGAGGGGGGGgaggccctgctgctgctgcttccctcagaggagaaggggatggtcagtcagctgcaggagaagaaggTCCCCATCAATAAGATCCAG GTGAATGCAGACAGAATGCAGAGTGTCCAGCAGAAGCTGGAGGCCTTCCTGGCccaggagaaggagcagaaggagagagcTCAGAGGTGTTTCGTCTCCTACCTGCGCTCCGTCTACCTGATGAAGAACAAAGAGGTGTTTGATGTCTTTAAACTCCAGATTGAGGAGTACGCACATTCTCTGGGCCTCGCTGTGGCTCCGAGGGTGCGCTTCTTAAATAGAGCTCAGGCACAGAGGACtgagaaagagggacagaaagaaaaggagctgtctgatgaagaggaagagctgaGGAGCTTTAAGGCGCAGATGAGAGGAAGCAGTCCTCAAGAGGAAAGTCAGAGCTCGGAGTCAGAAGATTCAGATGAGGACGAGGAAAGTGGGAGTGAAAAAGAGGTGAGTCGGTCCAAGACACTGCTACTGGGCgcaggtgatgatgaggaggatgacaatGATCTAAGAGACTTGGAGCTGCTGACAGTCAAAAGAAAGGATGTCTTCAATCTGACAGGGGACCAAGAGAGTTCAGACGCACACGAGACAGATTCCAAAAAGAAAACGGGAAAAGAGACAAAGTTTAAAGAAGCCAAAAAGGTGCTCAAGAGAAACTTCCAAGTCAACACCAAAGTGGCTTTCAATGAACAGGGAGTGGCTGTGCAGATGTGGCCACCTGTCCAGCGGGCAGTGactggtgaagaggaggaggaggaggaggtttcaGGTATCAACGTGGAGAAGGCCAGGGAGAGGCTGAAACGAGAGGACCAGGAGTTTGACAAGCAGGAGTACAGCCGCAAAGTCAAGgccaaacacagagagaagaggctgAAGGCCAAGGCAGCCAGGAGGGAGGCCAGCAAGCAGCACGGAAAGAAATctgacgaggaagaggaggacgaggtggTGGCCTACCTGGCCAATCACAGCGAAGATGAGTTTGACCCCAGCACCCTGCCAGACCCCGACAAGCTGCActctgaggaggacgaggaggaccGGACGAGTCCAGCTAAaaggcagcacagcagtgaaagCAGTGATGAGGGAGACGAGGAGCTCAcagcgaggaagaggaagaag gctTGA
- the LOC143317622 gene encoding transcription initiation factor TFIID subunit 4-like: MATDKVVPEAQKLESGAAGCDDTSVQVKIVQVPAKCGALTAVQPSPTAAAASKGHSTSGPPKVTPAASTGPGRHTSSPSVMMIAKVAARGGASTNSQPQVTKPALSQVGSLNQATTQGRTVMITVPKAAGPQAVTVAPQRPQTASPPFPANIQIPPGMMLICSDSGQLMLVSHQALAQSQQGPRGISGQAPRILAPQVSVAAGNKSNEKVTVIRMAAPPSFQPAPVQKTAVVKVIGVTPKPAVVQNLSAVSEQGSQPRIQTLITETKKEPPATFTQETLESVKKCKNFLVTLIKLASSDSQSANMANNVRGLVRSLLEGKLEAEEFTEQLYHELKSTPQPCLVPFLKKSLPAVRCLTADPQLFIQQASTSTRNPNTLPSTMKQSSTDTAQNFCTSQQTFQQTRGVTLRPGLMTLAHSRNEISKSSRPISKHTVVQSGKHLTGLQEDDDINDVASMAGVNLREETAQILTTMVGSVVQSCQDQPFLSPNPVLSRILHTGQALGVTDVGPEVVALVSHATQKCLRGLIEKLTVMAERRKAALKEDLWHAQVSDVRSQLRFLEEVESLKKKRKDEEERERLLRLARSRSHTENPQYQQLKQRAKELKQIEEAQLQQKKANLTALAAIGPRKKRLLEQTESQVTLLPRQGFQRVTRVMPRDLLVCMEQDYFLRHSLTLYTAMLGLPEVTHFTHPTGNG, translated from the exons ATGGCCACAGATAAAGTGGTGCCTGAAGCCCAGAAGCTGGAGTCCGGGGCAGCAGGGTGTGATGACACCTCTGTTCAAGTGAAGATAGTTCAGGTTCCAGCTAAATGTGGAGCCCTCACTGCTGTGCAGCCCTCacctacagcagcagctgcctcaaAGGGCCACTCTACCTCAGGGCCACCAAAAGTCACCCCCGCTGCCTCCACAGGCCCAGGCCGacacacctcctctccttctgtcatGATGATCGCAAAAGTTGCTGCTCGAGGAGGAGCGAGTACTAACAGCCAACCACAGGTAACAAAACCAGCTTTGAGCCAGGTGGGCTCCCTGAACCAGGCCACAACCCAAGGCAGGACTGTGATGATAACTGTACCAAAGGCAGCAGGGCCACAGGCAGTCACTGTGGCCCCTCAGCGGCCACAAACTGCTTCCCCACCGTTCCCTGCCAATATCCAGATACCACCAG GTATGATGTTGATCTGCAGTGACAGCGGTCAGCTGATGCTGGTATCCCATCAGGCTTTGGCACAGAGCCAGCAAGGACCAAGAGGCATCAGTGGTCAAGCACCCAGAATACTGGCCCCACag GTATCTGTAGCAGCTGGAAATAAAAGTAATGAGAAGGTGACAGTGATCAGGATGGCAGCCCCTCCCAGTTTCCAACCAGCACCAGTCCAGAAGACGGCTGTGGTCAAG GTGATTGGTGTAACTCCCAAACCAGCTGTAGTCCAGAACCTCAGTGCTGTGTCTGAGCAGGGGAGCCAGCCTCGCATTCAGACGCTCATCACAGAGACCAAAAAGGAGCCACCAGCCACTTTTACTCAG GAGACCCTGGAAAGTGTGAAGAAGTGCAAGAACTTCCTGGTGACTCTGATCAAGCTGGCATCCAGCGACTCCCAGTCTGCCAACATGGCTAACAACGTGAGAGGACTCGTCAGGAGTCTGCTG gaaggAAAGCTTGAAGCAGAGGAGTTTACAGAACAGCTCTATCATGAGCTGAAGTCCACTCCACAGCCCTGCTTGGTGCCTTTCCTGAAG AAAAGTCTTCCTGCAGTGCGTTGCCTTACTGCAGACCCCCAGTTATTTATCCAACAGGCCTCAACTTCCACCCGCAACCCCAACACTCTGCCTTCCACCATGAAGCAGTCTAGCACTGACACAGCACAGAACTTCTGTACCAGCCAGCAG ACTTTCCAGCAGACTCGGGGAGTGACTTTGAGACCTGGGTTGATGACATTAGCCCATTCCAGGAATGAGATATCTAAGAGCAGCAGACCCAtctccaaacacacagtggTCCAGTCAGGAAAACACCTCACAG GATTGCA agAAGATGATGACATTAATGATGTGGCCTCCATGGCTGGAGTCAACCTGAGAGAGGAGACCGCACAGATCTTGACCACCATGGTTGGCTCTGTGGTGCAGTCATGCCAGGATCAGCCGTTCCTCTCACCGAACCCGGTGCTCAGCCGAATCCTTCATACAG GACAGGCACTGGGAGTAACTGATGTCGGCCCAGAGGTGGTAGCTCTGGTTTCTCATGCTACCCAGAAGTGTCTCCGTGGGCTGATAGAGAAGCTTACTGTGATGGCAGAACGCCGCAAGGCAGCCCTGAAG GAGGACCTTTGGCATGCACAAGTGAGTGATGTACGCTCCCAGCTTCGCTTCctggaggaagtggagagtttgaagaagaagagaaaagatgaagaggagagggagagactgctGCGTTTGGCCAGA AGCCGCTCTCACACTGAGAATCCACAGTATCAGCAGCTCAAGCAGAGAGCCAAAGAG TTAAAACAAATAGAAGAagctcagctgcagcaaaaaaagGCCAACCTCACTGCTCTGGCTGCCATCGGACCTCGCAAGAAGAGACTACTGGAGCAGACTGAAAGCCAG gtgactCTGCTGCCCAGACAGGGTTTTCAGAGAGTGACGCGGGTCATGCCGAGGGATCTGCTGGTGTGTATGGAGCAGGACTACTTCCTTCGCCACTCTCTTACTCTCTACACAGCGATGCTTGGATTACCTGAAGTTACTCACTTCACTCATCCTACTGGTAATGGCTGA
- the ddx10 gene encoding putative ATP-dependent RNA helicase DDX10 isoform X1 has protein sequence MEKKSAKSFGKKPKPTQMNDDPVKNFEKWKKNYNKTKARVKRERAQKKKPEWLVEREYIDRLVSRYDDIKAKEAVKFSDFPISKKTLLGLQEAQYRQPTEIQRQTLGFALRGKDVLGAAKTGSGKTLAFLIPVLECLYRQQWSAMDGLGALIISPTRELAYQTFEVLRKVGKNHEFSAGLIIGGKDLKSESERIHHTNIVICTPGRLLQHMDETATFHASNLHMLVLDEADRILDMGFAETLNAIVENLPKSRQTLLFSATQTKSVKDLARLSLKDPEYVWVHEKAKFSTPATLEQSYVVCELHHKVNMLYSFIKSHLKKKIIVFFACCKEVQYLFRVFCRLRPGIPILALHGKQQQMKRVEVYNDFLRKQNAVLFATDIAARGLDFPAVNWVLQFDCPEDADTYIHRVGRTARYKEGGEALLLLLPSEEKGMVSQLQEKKVPINKIQVNADRMQSVQQKLEAFLAQEKEQKERAQRCFVSYLRSVYLMKNKEVFDVFKLQIEEYAHSLGLAVAPRVRFLNRAQAQRTEKEGQKEKELSDEEEELRSFKAQMRGSSPQEESQSSESEDSDEDEESGSEKEVSRSKTLLLGAGDDEEDDNDLRDLELLTVKRKDVFNLTGDQESSDAHETDSKKKTGKETKFKEAKKVLKRNFQVNTKVAFNEQGVAVQMWPPVQRAVTGEEEEEEEVSGINVEKARERLKREDQEFDKQEYSRKVKAKHREKRLKAKAARREASKQHGKKSDEEEEDEVVAYLANHSEDEFDPSTLPDPDKLHSEEDEEDRTSPAKRQHSSESSDEGDEELTARKRKKVRQQGDEHKALDTGLSLAEDEELVLHLLGGRR, from the exons ATGGAGAAAAAAAGCGCAAAGTCCTTCGGGAAGAAACCTAAACCCACGCAGATGAACGACGACCCCGTCAAAAACTTcgagaaatggaagaaaaactACAACAAAACGAAAGCACGAGTGAAGCGAGAGAGAGCACAGAAAAAGAAGCCCGAGTGGTTGGTGGAAAGGGAGTACATCGACAGGCTTGTTAGCAGGTACGACGACATAAAAGCCAAGGAGGCTGTCAAGTTCTCAGACTTCCCCATTTCAAAGAAAACCTTGTTGGGACTGCAGGAGGCTCAGTACAGACAGCCCACGGAGATCCAGAGACAGACTCTCGGCTTCGCTTTGCGAGGTAAAGATGTCCTCGGCGCGGCTAAAACCGGCTCTGGGAAGACATTAGCCTTTCTCATACCGGTGCTGGAGTGCCTGTACCGCCAGCAGTGGAGCGCCATGGACGGCCTCGGTGCTCTCATTATATCCCCCACCAGAGAGCTCGCCTACCAGACCTTCGAAGTCCTACGCAAGGTGGGAAAGAACCACGAGTTCTCCGCGGGGCTCATCATCGGTGGGAAAGACCTCAAGAGCGAGTCGGAGAGGATCCACCACACCAACATCGTCATCTGCACCCCGGGCCGGCTGCTCCAGCACATGGACGAGACGGCCACCTTCCACGCCTCCAACCTCCACATGCTCGTCCTGGATGAGGCGGACCGCATCCTGGACATGGGCTTCGCGGAAACACTCAACGCCATCGTGGAGAACCTTCCCAAGTCCCGACAGACGCTGCTGTTCTCCGCCACGCAGACTAAGTCCGTCAAAGACCTGGCGCGGCTCAGCCTGAAAGACCCGGAGTACGTGTGGGTCCACGAGAAGGCCAAGTTCAGTACGCCCGCCACGCTGGAGCAGAGCTACGTGGTGTGTGAGCTCCACCACAAGGTCAACATGCTGTACTCGTTCATCAAGAGccacctgaaaaagaagatcATTGTGTTCTTTGCCTGCTGCAAGGAGGTGCAGTACCTGTTCCGAGTCTTCTGCCGCCTCAGACCCGGCATCCCCATCCTGGCTTTGCAcggcaagcagcagcagatgaagaggGTGGAGGTCTACAATGACTTCCTCAGAAAGCAAAACGCTGTGCTCTTCGCCACTGACATCGCTGCTAGAGGCCTGGACTTCCCCGCCGTCAACTGGGTGCTGCAGTTCGACTGTCCGGAAGATGCAGACACTTACATCCACAGAGTGGGCCGGACCGCCAGGTACAAGGAGGGGGGGgaggccctgctgctgctgcttccctcagaggagaaggggatggtcagtcagctgcaggagaagaaggTCCCCATCAATAAGATCCAG GTGAATGCAGACAGAATGCAGAGTGTCCAGCAGAAGCTGGAGGCCTTCCTGGCccaggagaaggagcagaaggagagagcTCAGAGGTGTTTCGTCTCCTACCTGCGCTCCGTCTACCTGATGAAGAACAAAGAGGTGTTTGATGTCTTTAAACTCCAGATTGAGGAGTACGCACATTCTCTGGGCCTCGCTGTGGCTCCGAGGGTGCGCTTCTTAAATAGAGCTCAGGCACAGAGGACtgagaaagagggacagaaagaaaaggagctgtctgatgaagaggaagagctgaGGAGCTTTAAGGCGCAGATGAGAGGAAGCAGTCCTCAAGAGGAAAGTCAGAGCTCGGAGTCAGAAGATTCAGATGAGGACGAGGAAAGTGGGAGTGAAAAAGAGGTGAGTCGGTCCAAGACACTGCTACTGGGCgcaggtgatgatgaggaggatgacaatGATCTAAGAGACTTGGAGCTGCTGACAGTCAAAAGAAAGGATGTCTTCAATCTGACAGGGGACCAAGAGAGTTCAGACGCACACGAGACAGATTCCAAAAAGAAAACGGGAAAAGAGACAAAGTTTAAAGAAGCCAAAAAGGTGCTCAAGAGAAACTTCCAAGTCAACACCAAAGTGGCTTTCAATGAACAGGGAGTGGCTGTGCAGATGTGGCCACCTGTCCAGCGGGCAGTGactggtgaagaggaggaggaggaggaggtttcaGGTATCAACGTGGAGAAGGCCAGGGAGAGGCTGAAACGAGAGGACCAGGAGTTTGACAAGCAGGAGTACAGCCGCAAAGTCAAGgccaaacacagagagaagaggctgAAGGCCAAGGCAGCCAGGAGGGAGGCCAGCAAGCAGCACGGAAAGAAATctgacgaggaagaggaggacgaggtggTGGCCTACCTGGCCAATCACAGCGAAGATGAGTTTGACCCCAGCACCCTGCCAGACCCCGACAAGCTGCActctgaggaggacgaggaggaccGGACGAGTCCAGCTAAaaggcagcacagcagtgaaagCAGTGATGAGGGAGACGAGGAGCTCAcagcgaggaagaggaagaaggtgaGGCAGCAGGGCGATGAGCACAAGGCCCTGGACACTGGTCTCTCTCTGGCTGAAGACGAGGAGTTAGTCCTACACCTGCTGGGAGGACGTAGGTAG